From one Gossypium hirsutum isolate 1008001.06 chromosome D08, Gossypium_hirsutum_v2.1, whole genome shotgun sequence genomic stretch:
- the LOC107936314 gene encoding cyclic dof factor 2, whose translation MNGGDPAFKLFGRKIPVLEPQIHAGGTCGEETNPGTETSQTNTSGKPDKSITVENGKEEVQTCMKLDQVQINPKDEQPETNRTDQEIVFKKPDKILPCPRCNSLDTKFCYFNNYNVNQPRHFCKNCQRYWTAGGTMRNVPIGAGRRKNKHLTSQYRQIIVSSDGVPMTQIETPDSANQQLVSPCESTAAFKPSMGNGTVLKFGAEAPLCESMETALSLGEQKRCVETGMVSCGETRKEPSSCGSSVAPCSIRGNEFPGHVMQKERIGVTGPNDRNTQHLPQCYPVPPWVFPWNQSPNNVAPVAAVQCSSDRISAPNSSTSNVVPQWCPTPLVAVPGFCPPNIPVQFVPAYWGCMPLWTTSGGNVSFSGSNGCLSPSSSTSNSSCSGNVSPTLGKHSREANFVEEEKPEKCILVPKTLRMDDPNEASRSPIWATLGIRPAQKDPLQGKDFDSFESKAEGQDHIPDGNHILEANPAPFSEST comes from the exons atgaacGGTGGAGATCCAGCTTTCAAGCTCTTTGGAAGGAAGATTCCTGTGCTTGAACCTCAGATTCATGCTGGG GGTACATGTGGTGAGGAAACAAACCCAGGAACTGAAACTTCTCAAACAAATACATCTGGTAAGCCAGATAAGTCCATTACGGTGGAAAATGGTAAGGAAGAAGTTCAAACTTGTATGAAACTGGATCAGGTACAAATTAACCCCAAAGACGAACAGCCAGAGACGAATAGAACAGATCAGGAGATAGTTTTCAAGAAGCCAGACAAGATCCTTCCATGTCCACGGTGCAACAGCTTGGACACGAAATTCTGTTATTTCAATAACTATAATGTCAACCAACCTCGACATTTCTGTAAGAATTGCCAGAGATATTGGACAGCTGGTGGAACAATGAGAAATGTTCCTATCGGTGCCGGGAGAAGGAAGAATAAGCACTTGACCTCGCAATACCGTCAGATAATAGTTTCTTCCGATGGAGTACCGATGACTCAGATAGAAACCCCCGACTCAGCAAATCAACAACTTGTATCTCCTTGTGAATCTACAGCTGCTTTCAAGCCTTCCATGGGGAATGGAACAGTTTTGAAATTTGGCGCTGAAGCACCACTTTGTGAATCCATGGAGACTGCGCTTAGCCTTGGAGAACAGAAGAGATGTGTTGAGACTGGTATGGTCAGTTGTGGAGAAACACGAAAGGAACCCTCTTCGTGTGGATCTTCAGTGGCACCTTGTAGCATACGGGGGAATGAATTCCCTGGACATGTCATGCAAAAAGAGAGAATAGGTGTGACTGGACCTAATGACCGGAATACACAGCATCTGCCACAGTGCTATCCTGTTCCACCCTGGGTTTTTCCTTGGAATCAAAGTCCGAATAATGTAGCTCCTGTGGCAGCCGTTCAGTGTTCTTCTGATCGTATTAGCGCACCAAATAGTAGTACTTCCAATGTTGTTCCTCAATGGTGTCCTACACCATTGGTGGCCGTCCCTGGATTTTGCCCACCAAACATTCCGGTACAGTTTGTGCCTGCTTATTGGGGTTGTATGCCTCTATGGACCACTTCCGGGGGAAATGTATCGTTCAGTGGCTCCAATGGTTGTTTATCTCCATCATCCTCGACTAGTAACAGTAGCTGCTCGGGCAATGTCTCACCGACACTAGGCAAACATTCCAGAGAGGCAAATTTTGTCGAGGAGGAGAAACCGGAGAAGTGCATTCTGGTTCCAAAGACATTAAGAATGGATGATCCGAACGAAGCTTCAAGGAGTCCTATATGGGCTACATTAGGTATTAGACCCGCACAGAAAGATCCTTTACAAGGCAAAGATTTCGATTCCTTCGAATCTAAAGCAGAAGGCCAAGACCATATACCAGACGGCAATCATATTTTGGAAGCAAATCCTGCACCCTTTTCAGAGAGCACATGA